The genomic interval TTCCGCTCTCGTGATGTGTGTCCCGATTACGGGAAAACATTCACGGAGAGTTTGATCCTGGCTCAGGACGAACGCTGGCGGCGTGCTTAACACATGCAAGTCGAACGATGAAGCCCTTCGGGGTGGATTAGTGGCGAACGGGTGAGTAACACGTGGGCAATCTGCCCTTCACTCTGGGACAAGCCCTGGAAACGGGGTCTAATACCGGATAATACTTTCTTCCTCCTGGGAGAAGGTTGAAAGCTCCGGCGGTGAAGGATGAGCCCGCGGCCTATCAGCTAGTTGGTGGGGTAATGGCCTACCAAGGCGACGACGGGTAGCCGGCCTGAGAGGGCGACCGGCCACACTGGGACTGAGACACGGCCCAGACTCCTACGGGAGGCAGCAGTGGGGAATATTGCACAATGGGCGAAAGCCTGATGCAGCGACGCCGCGTGAGGGATGACGGCCTTCGGGTTGTAAACCTCTTTCAGCAGGGAAGAAGCGAAAGTGACGGTACCTGCAGAAGAAGCGCCGGCTAACTACGTGCCAGCAGCCGCGGTAATACGTAGGGCGCAAGCGTTGTCCGGAATTATTGGGCGTAAAGAGCTCGTAGGCGGCTTGTCACGTCGGTTGTGAAAGCCCGGGGCTTAACCCCGGGTCTGCAGTCGATACGGGCAGGCTAGAGTGTGGTAGGGGAGATCGGAATTCCTGGTGTAGCGGTGAAATGCGCAGATATCAGGAGGAACACCGGTGGCGAAGGCGGATCTCTGGGCCATTACTGACGCTGAGGAGCGAAAGCGTGGGGAGCGAACAGGATTAGATACCCTGGTAGTCCACGCCGTAAACGTTGGGAACTAGGTGTTGGCGACATTCCACGTCGTCGGTGCCGCAGCTAACGCATTAAGTTCCCCGCCTGGGGAGTACGGCCGCAAGGCTAAAACTCAAAGGAATTGACGGGGGCCCGCACAAGCAGCGGAGCATGTGGCTTAATTCGACGCAACGCGAAGAACCTTACCAAGGCTTGACATACACCGGAAAGCATCAGAGATGGTGCCCCCCTTGTGGTCGGTGTACAGGTGGTGCATGGCTGTCGTCAGCTCGTGTCGTGAGATGTTGGGTTAAGTCCCGCAACGAGCGCAACCCTTGTTCTGTGTTGCCAGCATGCCCTTCGGGGTGATGGGGACTCACAGGAGACTGCCGGGGTCAACTCGGAGGAAGGTGGGGACGACGTCAAGTCATCATGCCCCTTATGTCTTGGGCTGCACACGTGCTACAATGGCCGGTACAATGAGCTGCGATGCCGCGAGGCGGAGCGAATCTCAAAAAGCCGGTCTCAGTTCGGATTGGGGTCTGCAACTCGACCCCATGAAGTCGGAGTTGCTAGTAATCGCAGATCAGCATTGCTGCGGTGAATACGTTCCCGGGCCTTGTACACACCGCCCGTCACGTCACGAAAGTCGGTAACACCCGAAGCCGGTGGCCCAACCCCTTGTGGGAGGGAGCTGTCGAAGGTGGGACTGGCGATTGGGACGAAGTCGTAACAAGGTAGCCGTACCGGAAGGTGCGGCTGGATCACCTCCTTTCTAAGGAGCATCTAGATTCCGCAAGGAATCCAGAGCCACTACGTCGGCAAATGTTCGACGGTGGTCAGCTCATGGGTGGAACGTTGACTACTCGGCACGGCACATGAGTCTTCACTAGTACTGCTTCGGCGTGGAACGTGGGAACTGATGGGTCGGGTCGGGCACGCTGTTGGGTATCTGAAGGTACGGGCTCGTTTGAGTCTGTCCTTCGGTTGCCGGCCCCAGTGAACTTGTTCCTTTGGAGCAGGGTGGTGGGTGGCTGGTCGTTGTTTGAGAACTGCACAGTGGACGCGAGCATCTGTGGCCAAGTTTTTAAGGGCGCACGGTGGATGCCTTGGCACCAGGAACCGATGAAGGACGTGGGAGGCCACGATAGGCCCCGGGGAGCTGTCAACCGAGCTTTGATCCGGGGGTGTCCGAATGGGGAAACCCGGCAGTCGTCATGGGCTGTCACCCGCTGCTGAACACATAGGCAGTGTGGAGGGAACGAGGGGAAGTGAAACATCTCAGTACCCTCAGGAAGAGAAAACAACCGTGATTCCGGGAGTAGTGGCGAGCGAAACCGGATGAGGCCAAACCGTATGCGTGTGATACCCGGCAGGGGTTGCGCATGCGGGGTTGTGGGATCTCTCTTTTGCGGTCTGCCGGCCGTGAGACGAGTCAGAAACCGTTGGTGTAGGCGAAGGACATGCGAAAGGTCCGGCGTAGAGGGTAAGACCCCCGTAGCTGAAACATCAACGGCTTGTTTGAGAGACACCCAAGTAGCACGGGGCCCGAGAAATCCCGTGTGAATCTGGCGGGACCACCCGTTAAGCCTAAATATTCCCTGGTGACCGATAGCGGATAGTACCGTGAGGGAATGGTGAAAAGTACCGCGGGAGCGGAGTGAAATAGTACCTGAAACCGTGTGCCTACAAGCCGTGGGAGCGTCGCTGTATGTGCTTGCACATGCAGTCGTGACTGCGTGCCTTTTGAAGAATGAGCCTGCGAGTTAGCGGTGTGTAGCGAGGTTAACCCGTGTGGGGAAGCCGTAGCGAAAGCGAGTCCGAACAGGGCGTTTGAGTTGCACGCTCTAGACCCGAAGCGGAGTGATCTAGCCATGGGCAGGTTGAAGCGGAGGTAAGACTTCGTGGAGGACCGAACCCACCAGGGTTGAAAACCTGGGGGATGACCTGTGGTTAGGGGTGAAAGGCCAATCAAACTCCGTGATAGCTGGTTCTCCCCGAAATGCATTTAGGTGCAGCGTCGTGTGTTTCTTGCCGGAGGTAGAGCACTGGATAGGCGATGGGCCCTACCGGGTTACTGACCTTAGCCAAACTCCGAATGCCGGTAAGTGAGAGCGCGGCAGTGAGACTGTGGGGGATAAGCTCCATGGTCGAGAGGGAAACAGCCCAGAGCATCGACTAAGGCCCCTAAGCGTACGCTAAGTGGGAAAGGATGTGGAGTCGCAGAGACAACCAGGAGGTTGGCTTAGAAGCAGCCACCCTTGAAAGAGTGCGTAATAGCTCACTGGTCAAGTGATTCCGCGCCGACAATGTAGCGGGGCTCAAGCGTACCGCCGAAGTCGTGTCATTCCAGCATTAAGGGCCAACGCCTGCTGGGATGGGTAGGGGAGCGTCGTGTGCCGGGTGAAGCAGCCGTGGAAGCGAGTTGTGGACGGTTCACGAGTGAGAATGCAGGCATGAGTAGCGATACACACGTGAGAAACGTGTGCGCCGATTGACTAAGGGTTCCTGGGTCAAGCTGATCTGCCCAGGGTAAGTCGGGACCTAAGGCGAGGCCGACAGGCGTAGTCGATGGACAACCGGTTGATATTCCGGTACCCGCTTTGAAACGCCCAATACTGAATCAGGCGATGCTTAGTCCGTGAAGCCGGCCCGATCTCTTCGGAGTTGAGGGTAGTGGTGGAGCCGACGAACCAGACTTGTAGTAGGTAAGCGATGGGGTGACGCAGGAAGGTAGTCCAGCCCGGGCGGTGGTTGTCCCGGGGTAAGGGTGTAGGACGCACGGTAGGCAAATCCGTCGTGCATGAAGTCTGAGACCTGATGCCGAGCCGATTGTGGTGAAGTGGATGATCCTATGCTGTCGAGAAAAGCCTCTAGCGAGTTTCATGGCGGCCCGTACCCTAAACCGACTCAGGTGGTCAGGTAGAGAATACCGAGGCGTTCGGGTGAACTATGGTTAAGGAACTCGGCAAAATGCCCCCGTAACTTCGGGAGAAGGGGGGCCATCACTGGTGATCCGATTTACTCGGTGAGCTGGGGGTGGCCGCAGAGACCAGCGAGAAGCGACTGTTTACTAAAAACACAGGTCCGTGCGAAGCCGTAAGGCGATGTATACGGACTGACGCCTGCCCGGTGCTGGAACGTTAAGGGGACCGGTTAGCTGCTCTTCGGGGTGGCGAAGCTGAGAACTTAAGCGCCAGTAAACGGCGGTGGTAACTATAACCATCCTAAGGTAGCGAAATTCCTTGTCGGGTAAGTTCCGACCTGCACGAATGGCGTAACGACTTCTCGACTGTCTCAACCATAGGCCCGGTGAAATTGCACTACGAGTAAAGATGCTCGTTTCGCGCAGCAGGACGGAAAGACCCCGGGACCTTTACTATAGTTTGATATTGGTGTTCGGTTCGGCTTGTGTAGGATAGGTGGGAGACTTTGAAGCGGCCACGCCAGTGGTTGTGGAGTCGTCGTTGAAATACCACTCTGGTCGTGCTGGATGTCTAACCTGGGTCCGTGATCCGGATCAGGGACAGTGTCTGATGGGTAGTTTAACTGGGGCGGTTGCCTCCTAAAGGGTAACGGAGGCGCCCAAAGGTTCCCTCAGCCTGGTTGGCAATCAGGTGTTGAGTGTAAGTGCACAAGGGAGCTTGACTGTGAGACCGACGGGTCGAGCAGGGACGAAAGTCGGGACTAGTGATCCGGCAGTGGCTTGTGGAAGCGCTGTCGCTCAACGGATAAAAGGTACCCCGGGGATAACAGGCTGATCTTCCCCAAGAGTCCATATCGACGGGATGGTTTGGCACCTCGATGTCGGCTCGTCGCATCCTGGGGCTGGAGTCGGTCCCAAGGGTTGGGCTGTTCGCCCATTAAAGCGGTACGCGAGCTGGGTTTAGAACGTCGTGAGACAGTTCGGTCCCTATCCGCTGTGCGCGTAGGAATATTGAGAAGGGCTGTCCCTAGTACGAGAGGACCGGGACGGACGAACCTCTGGTGTGCCAGTTGTTCTGCCAAGGGCATGGCTGGTTGGCTACGTTCGGAAAGGATAACCGCTGAAAGCATCTAAGCGGGAAGCCTGCTTCGAGATGAGTATTCCCACCCTCTTGAAGGGTTAAGGCTCCCAGTAGACGACTGGGTTGATAGGCCAGATGTGGAAGCCCGGTAACGGGTGGAGCTGACTGGTACTAATAGGCCGAGGGCTTGTCCTCAGTTGCTCGCGTCCACTGTGTTAGTTCTGAAATAACGAACAGCCGTGTTTTCATCCGGTTGGTTCAAATTTCATAGTGTTTCGGTGGTCATTGCGTTAGGGAAACGCCCGGTTACATTCCGAACCCGGAAGCTAAGCCTTTCAGCGCCGATGGTACTGCAGGGGGGACCCTGTGGGAGAGTAGGACGCCGCCGAACTCCTTTTAGGAAGAGCCCCGTGCCCTTGTGGCACGGGGCTTTTTCGCGTTCCGACCCTCTAAAGTCGTGCCATGCGCTACGAACTTGTCATCTTCGACAACGACGGTGTGCTCGTGGACAGCGAGCCGATCTCCAACACCATCCTGGCCGGCTACCTCACGGAGCTGGGCCACCCCACCTCGTACGAGGAATCGTTGCGGGACTACATGGGTTCCGCCGTGCACCGCGTCCACGACCTCGTCCAGGAGCGGACCGGGACCAAGCTGCCCGAGGACTTCGATGTCACCCTCCACTCGCGGGTCTTCGCTGCGTTCGAAGAGGAGCTGGAGCCCGTCCCCGGCATCGACGACCTCTTGGGCAAGCTGGTCGCCGACGGCGTCCCGTACTGCGTCGCCTCCTCCAGCAGCCACCAGCGCATCCGGGTCAGCCACCGGAAGACCGGGCTCGACCAGTGGTTCGAGGAGGAGTGGATCTTCAGCGCCGAGGACGTCGGCCGGGGCAAGCCGGCGCCCGACCTCTTCCTCCTCGCCGCCGAGCGCATGGGCGTCGCGCCCGAGCGGTGTGTGGTCATCGAGGACAGCCCGCTCGGCGTCGAGGCGGCGCGGGCGGCGGGCATGGACGTCTACGGGTTCACGTCGATGATGCCCGCGGACCGGCTGACCGGTGTGACCGGGTACTTCTCCGACATGAGCCAGCTGCCGGAATTGCTTGCCTGACGCGTCTACCCACGGGTAGAAACTGGCTCTACGCTCGCCGCCATGACAGATGCACGGTTGCGGCACGGCAGGGCGTCCCTCGCGTTGAGCTTCTTCGTGCAGGGGGCCACCTTCGCCCTTCTGGTGACGCGGATCCCCGCGATCCAGGACCGGTACGGGATATCCGACGGCCTGCTGCCCGTGTTCCTCGCCGCCGTCCCGATCCTGGCCGGGGTGGGCAGCGTGCTCACCGAGAAGGCGGTCGCCCGGGTACGCCCGCGGGTGGTCCTGCGGTGGACGCAGCCCGTCGTCCTCCTCGCACTCCTCGGCGTCGGCGCGGGCAGCGAACTCTGGCAGGCCGCCCTCGCGCTCGGGGTGTTCGGTCTCGCCGTCGGCGCGCTGGACGCGTCCATGAACATGATGGGCGTCAGCCTCCAGCGGGCGTACGGCCGCTCCATCATGCTCGGGTTCCACGCCGCGTACAGCCTGGGCGGGATCGCGGGGGCCTCGATGGCCTGGGCCGGGGCGCACTGGGACCTGTCGTTGCTGGTCTCGTACCTTCCGGCGGTCGTGGTGATGCTGCCCGCGGCGTTCGTCGGGAGCCGGTGGTACGTGGAGGGCGGCGAGGAGACACCGGAGAAGGGGGCGGCCGGGGGTGCGGTCTCCTTCCGGCTGCTGCTGCCCCTGTGCCTGGTCATGGCGTTCGCGTACATCGGGGACTCGACGGTCTCCAACTGGAGCGCGAAGTACCTCCAGGACGTCCTGGGCAGTTCGGAGCAGCTGTCCACCGTCCCGTACAACGTGTACATGGTGACGACGCTGCTGGGGCGGGCCGTCGGGGACCTCGGGGTGCGGCGGTTCGGGGCGGTGGCCGTGGTGCGGGGCGGGACCGTGCTCGCGGCCGGCGGGTTCGCCGTGGTGGCCGTGGCCGGCGGGGCGTGGACCGGGATGCTCGGGTTCACCCTGCTGGGGCTCGGGCTGTGCGTGATCGTGCCGCAGACCTTCGCGGCGGCCGGGCGGATGTTCCCCGGGGCGAGCGACACCGCCATCGCCCGGCTGAACATCTTCAACTACGTGGGCTTCCTGGTCGGCTCCCCGCTCGTCGGGGCGCTCGGGGACGCCTGGAGCTACCGGGGCGCCATGCTCGTCCCGATGGTGCTGGTGCTGGCCACACTCCTGTACGCCAAGTCGTTCGGCGCGGAACCCGCCCGATACGGTGGCGGGCATGAGCGGCCGCGCACAGCTGATGTGGGATGACGCAGTAACGGGCTACGACTTCGGCGAGAGCCACCCGATGGACCCGGTCAGGCTCGCCCTGACGATGGGCCTGGTGCGGGCGTTCGGGCTCGACCGGGCCGTCGATGTGGTCGCGGCCAAGCCGGCCGGGGACTCCACGCTGCGGCTCGTGCACCGCCCGGACTACGTGGCGGCGGTGAAGGCCGCCTCCGCCGACCCCCGTGCGGCCGACCAGAAATACGGCATCGGGACCGTCGACGACCCCGCGTTCGCCGGGATGCACGAGGTGTCCGCGCTGATCGCCGGGCAGTCCGTGGCCGCCGCCGAGGCGGTCTGGCGGGGCGAGACCCGGCACGCCGTGAACTTCACCGGCGGGCTGCACCACGCGATGCCCGGCGGCGCGGCCGGTTTCTGCGTCTACAACGACCCGGCGCTCGCCATCGCCCGGCTCCTGGAGCTGGGCGCCGAGCGCGTCGCGTACGTCGACGTCGACGTCCACCACGGCGACGGCGTGCAGGCGGCCTTCTGGGAGGATCCCCGCGTCCTGACGATCTCCCTGCACGAGCACCCGCGCACCCTGTTCCCGCAGACCGGCTGGCCCGAGGAGACCGGGGCCGGAAGCGGCGAGGGCGGCGCGGTGAACGTGGCGCTGCCGGCCGGGACCGGGGACGCGGGGTGGCTGCGGGCCTTCCACGCGGTGGTGCCCGAGCTGCTGGCGGACTTCCGGCCGCAGGTCCTGGTGACCCAGCACGGGGCGGACACGCACTTCGAGGACCCCTTGGCGCACCTGGCGGTCTCGCTGGACGCGCAGCGCTCGGTGATGGCCGCGTGCCACGACCTGGCGCACACGTACGCGGACGACGGGCGCTGGGTGGCCCTCGGCGGCGGGGGTTACGCGGTGGTGGACGTGGTGCCCAGGTCCTGGACGCACCTGGTGGGCATCGCGGCGCACGCCCCGGTGGACCCGGAGTCGGTGATCCCGTCGTCGTGGCGGGACGAGGTGTACGCGCGGACGCGGCAGTTGGGGCCCGCGCGGATGACGGACGGGCGGACGCCCTCGTGGTCGGCCTGGGAGGACGGGTACGACCCGGCGGACCGGCTGGACCAGGCGGTGCTCGCGACGCGGCGGGCGGCTTTCCCGCTGCGGGGGCTGCTGACCTGATCCGGGCAGGGAGGCCCTGATCCGGGCAGGGAGGGGCCCCGGGGTTACGGGATCGAGCACGGTTTACGCCGACTGTGGGGCGTAATCGGCCTTTTGGCCCCTGGGCGGGCCGGTTCGGGCAGCATCGGTGGGGTGTTGAGCACCGGAGCGCTGCGTGCGC from Streptomyces drozdowiczii carries:
- a CDS encoding MFS transporter, producing the protein MTDARLRHGRASLALSFFVQGATFALLVTRIPAIQDRYGISDGLLPVFLAAVPILAGVGSVLTEKAVARVRPRVVLRWTQPVVLLALLGVGAGSELWQAALALGVFGLAVGALDASMNMMGVSLQRAYGRSIMLGFHAAYSLGGIAGASMAWAGAHWDLSLLVSYLPAVVVMLPAAFVGSRWYVEGGEETPEKGAAGGAVSFRLLLPLCLVMAFAYIGDSTVSNWSAKYLQDVLGSSEQLSTVPYNVYMVTTLLGRAVGDLGVRRFGAVAVVRGGTVLAAGGFAVVAVAGGAWTGMLGFTLLGLGLCVIVPQTFAAAGRMFPGASDTAIARLNIFNYVGFLVGSPLVGALGDAWSYRGAMLVPMVLVLATLLYAKSFGAEPARYGGGHERPRTADVG
- a CDS encoding acetoin utilization protein AcuC; protein product: MSGRAQLMWDDAVTGYDFGESHPMDPVRLALTMGLVRAFGLDRAVDVVAAKPAGDSTLRLVHRPDYVAAVKAASADPRAADQKYGIGTVDDPAFAGMHEVSALIAGQSVAAAEAVWRGETRHAVNFTGGLHHAMPGGAAGFCVYNDPALAIARLLELGAERVAYVDVDVHHGDGVQAAFWEDPRVLTISLHEHPRTLFPQTGWPEETGAGSGEGGAVNVALPAGTGDAGWLRAFHAVVPELLADFRPQVLVTQHGADTHFEDPLAHLAVSLDAQRSVMAACHDLAHTYADDGRWVALGGGGYAVVDVVPRSWTHLVGIAAHAPVDPESVIPSSWRDEVYARTRQLGPARMTDGRTPSWSAWEDGYDPADRLDQAVLATRRAAFPLRGLLT
- a CDS encoding HAD family hydrolase, with the translated sequence MRYELVIFDNDGVLVDSEPISNTILAGYLTELGHPTSYEESLRDYMGSAVHRVHDLVQERTGTKLPEDFDVTLHSRVFAAFEEELEPVPGIDDLLGKLVADGVPYCVASSSSHQRIRVSHRKTGLDQWFEEEWIFSAEDVGRGKPAPDLFLLAAERMGVAPERCVVIEDSPLGVEAARAAGMDVYGFTSMMPADRLTGVTGYFSDMSQLPELLA